Part of the Bacillota bacterium genome is shown below.
GCCTCCACCCAGATCTGGCGTCCGTACCGGTTGAGCCCGCTCACGGTAACCTTCCGGTAGCGGGGCACATCTCCCACCAGGCCGGGGACGGACAGGCACCCCTCCACCCCGGTTTCGCTTCCTTCCGCGTGGACGATCTCGGGATTCACGAGTTCGATGGGTCCCCCGCCCACATCCACCACGATCACCCGCCGGGATATACCCACCTGGGGGGCCGCCAGTCCCACTCCCCGGGCCCGGCGCATGGCCACCAGCATGTCGTCCAGCAACTCCCGCACCTGGCGGTTCACCTTGCGCACGGGCTTGGCCACCTTGCGTAACACGGGATCGGGATCTTGCTTTACATCACCCGATGCCATACGCTCCCGCCTCACCCCCCTCAAAGCATATCATAAGGATCGACGTCCACAGTCAGTCTTACCCCACGCCGCCGTTCCATTCCCGACCTGGCCATGGCTTCCTGGAGCATGACAGCGGCTCCCTCGGGTTCCCGGCTCTTCAAGAGCGCGACCCAGCGGAAAGACCCCTTGAGGGGCGAAAGGGGCGCCGGCGCCGGCCCCAGCACCTCCACTCCCGCTCCGGCCGGGAGCTCAGCACACAGGTCTTCCATGGCCCGCCGGGCCTCCTCCTCACGGGGAGCCGCAAAGATCAACCGCACCAGGTGGGAGAAGGGGGGGTAGCCCAGCTCCTCGCGCGACCCGATCTCCTCCCGGTAGAACTCCCGGTAATCGTGCACGCGCGCCGCCCGGATGGCATGGTGGTCGGGGTGATGGGTCTGCACCATAACCTCTCCACCCCAGTCCACCGCCATCTCCCCGAGATCGTACAGCAGCGAGAAGGTGCGCTCCGCAGCCCGGAAGTCGGGCAGGTGGAGGCCCACGTCGGCGTTGACCGCGGCCACCAGCCCCAGGTCGGGGAACTGGGCTCCCCCCGCCACCATCTGCGTGCCCACCAGGACCGCCGGGCGGCGGGCCAGAAAGGCTTCCCACAACTCCTGCACCCGGTCGGGACAGGAAGCCACATCCGAATCCAGGCGGAGCACGGGCGTGCCGGGGAGAAACTGCTGCACTTCCTGCTCCACCTTCTGGGTGCCGGCGCCGACCAGGCCCAGCTGCCGGCCACCGCACAAGGGACACACATCGGGAACGGGGCGCGAGAACCCGCACAGGTGACAGTGCAGCCATCCCGGACGGTGGTACACCAGGGAGACCCGGCAGCGCGGGCACCCCAGAGACTGACCACATTCCCGGCAGGACAGGGCGGCCGCATACCCGCGGCGGTTCAGGAACAGTACCGCCCTCTCCCTGCGTGCCACCACCCGAGCCAGGGCAGCCCGGAGGGGGCCGCTGAGGCTCCCCCGGCGAGGGCCTCCTGCCGCCAGGCGCACATCGACCACGGTCACGGGGGGGCGCCCGGGGGCGGGGAGCTGCCGGAGACCATACTCGCCCCGCTCGGCCCGGAAGAAGGTCTCCAGCCGCGGCGTGCTGCTCCCCAGCACCACCTGGCGCGCCGGGCGCAGGGCAGCCACCCGGCCGGCGTGATAACGGGGCACCTCCTCCTGCTTGTAGGCCTCGTCGTGCTCCCTCTCCAGCACCACCACCTCGAGGGCCCGGTCCCCATCCCCTACCGGCGCGAACACCGCCGACCGGGTGCCCAGAGCCACCCGCGCCTCACCCCGGGCCAGGGATAGCCACGCCCCCTGCCTGCGTGCCGGCGTAAGTCCCGCGTGCAGCACTGCCAGGCGCTCCCCCAGGCGGGAGCGCCACCATCCCGCCATCCTGTTCACCTGTTCGATGGATGGAGCCAGCACGATCGCGGTCTGGCCCCGGGCCAGGGCCTCCTCCACGGTCTCCAGGTAAGCCTCAGCTCGCCCGTAAGGGTCACCGCCCCACAGAACCAGTGTCTCGGCCGGGCCGCCCGCGGGAACACGGGCAGAAGGGTGAGCGGGCCGAACGCCCTCAGCCGCCGGGACCGGGATACCACCGCGCGGGCCGCCCGCGGGGGCGGAAGCAGGCGCCGCCTTCCCCCGGGGGGAGGAAGCGGCGCGCCGGGCCCTCACCACCTGTACCAGTCCGTGCCGGGACATCAATCGCAGCGTGTCCCGAAGCGACCCGGCCCCCTCCCCCCAGGTGTCTTCCAGTTCCCCCAGGGGGAAGCTCCGGCGGCGGGGCGCGGCCGCCAGCACCCCAGCCAGCCGCCTGGCCCGCGGGGAACGAAGGGACCCGGCCCGCGCCATGAGTTCCTCCCCGGAGACCAGCAGGCGCACCGTCTCCCTCTCGTCCACCCGCAGCGCCGGGGGGGATACGCAGCGCAGGCCGGCCGCCGGAGAGCACTGGTACAGCTTTGCCACCCGGAGGGCAAGCCCCACCAGCTCCTCCGGCAAATCCACCCGCTGGGGAACCGTACCCAGCACGGGGCGGGCCTCTCCCCGCCCGGGGGGCCCACCCCACCCCACCACCGTTGCCTCCATCACCCGGCCACCAAAGGGCACCTCCACCCGCTGGCCCACCCTGAGAGAACCCTTGAGGTGGGGCGGAACCAGATAAGTCCAGATACCGCCCGCCGGTGCGGGAGCGCCGTCCAGAACCACCTGCACGTAATCCTCTTCAACCACCTGCACGTAATCCTCTTCGGACAACTTACCCACCGCGGCGTGCCCGCACCACGGGGACAACCCGGTCCAGGATGCGGTGGGCCAGCTCGGCCTTTCTCATGGCGGGCAGGTCCTCGCTGGATCCGTCCGGCCAATAGAGGGTGACCTGGTTGTCGTCGCTGGCGAAACCCACGCCGGGACGGCTCACATCGTTCACCACCAGCAAATCCAGATTCTTGTAGGCGATTTTCTCCCGGGCGTGACGCTCGATGTCATCCGTCTCGGCAGCGAACCCCACCACCACCGTCTTTCCCTTGCGCCGGCCCACCTCCGCCAGGATATCCGGCGTGGGATCCAGCTCCAGAACCCAGGCCGCCATCTGCTCCTTCTTGACCTTGGACGGGTGCACCAGGCGCGGCCGCCAATCGCCCACCGCCGCGGCCTTCAACACCAGGTCGGTTCCGGGCAACCTGTCCATCACGGCGCCGAACATGTCCTCGGCCGAGGTGACAGGGACCAGCTCGACCCCTTCGGGCGGCGGCAGGGCCACGGGGCCGGACACCAGCACCACAGCCGCCCCTCGCATCCTGGCCGCCCGGGCCAGGGCATATCCCATCTTCCCCGAAGAGGGATTGGATATGAAGCGAACGGGATCGATCATCTCCCAGGTGGGCCCGGCCGTGACCAGCACCCGGCATCCGGCCAGGTCGCCCCCGCCCGCGGACGGTCCGCCCAGCATCTGCACCACCCGGTCCACGATCAGGGAGGGGTCGGGCAGCCTGCCCACCCCCACCGTGCCCTCGGCCAGCCAGCCCGCTTCCGGCGGGACGAAGCGGTACCCCAGATCCTCGAGCCGGGCCACGTTCGCCTGGAAAATCGGGTTCTCGTACATGCGGAAGTTCATGGCGGGACAGAACACCACCGGCGCCCGGCAGGCCATGATGGTGGTGGTGAGGAAATCATCGGCGACCCCTGCCGCCACCTTACCCACCACGTTGGCGGTGGCGGGCACCACCAGCAGCAGGTCCGCCCTATCCGCCAGGGCCACATGCTCCACGTTCCAGCGGGTCGTCCGCGAGAACATGGAGGTCACCACGGCATTCCCCGAAATGGTCTGCAGGGTGAGCGGAGTCACGAACCGGGTGGCGGCCCGGGTCATCACCACGTGGACATCCGCCCCCAGCCGGCGCAGGCGGCTCACCACCTCTACCGCCTTGTAGGCGGCAATCCCACCGGTGATGCCCACCACCACTGTCTTTCCCGCCAGGACCCGCTCGCCGGAATCACCTGTCGCGGAGTGCTCCGGGGGCACCGCCCCTCACCCCCTCCCGGGAACGCCCCCCCTTGGGGCGCCTGGCCTACTTCATCCTGATGACCTCGCGCCGGTACGTGATGAGCCCGTTCGCTATCTCCTCCAGAGCCACGGTGACCGGCTTGGTGGAACGGCTCAGCAGGAGGGGTGGGTGACCATCCAGCAACTCCCGCGCCCTCCTGGCCGCCAGGGAAACCAGGGTGTACTTGGCATCCACATAGGGCAGCAACTGCTCGAGGGGCAAATCCACCAGGTCCAAGGTGTCACCTCTCCTTCATGCGTCCTTGAGGCGCCCTGAAAAGCTCAGTCCGGCGAGAACCCGGCTGACACGGCACCGCTCCGCGGTGATGATGGCACTGAGCATGGCCACCGCCTGCTCCAGATCGTCGTTCACCACCGCATAATCGTACCACTCCACCTCCGCCAGTTCCACCGCCGCCGCCTGCCTGCGCACGGCCAGGCTCTCCTCCGTTTCGGTAGCCCGTCCCTCCTGCCGGCGCCACAGCTCCTCCACCGATGGGGGAAGGAGGAAGATGAACACCGCCTCCGGGAACACCTCCCGGAGCGTGCGCGCCCCCTGCACGTCCTTCTCCATGATGACCGTACGCCCTTCGCATAACAGGCGCCGCACCGGCTCACCCGGAGTACCATACAGATGCCCGTAAACGTTGGCCCATTCCACGAAATCGCCCGCGCGCAGACGCCGGTGGAACTCCTCCTCATCGAGGAAGTGGTAGTGCACCCCGTCCACCTCACCCGGACGGGGAGCCCGGGTGGTGGCCGACACCGCGTATACCAGGTCGGTCATCCGCGCGGTGAGCGCCTCTCTCACCCGACCCTTACCCACGCCGGATGGTCCGGAAAGGAGCACCAGCAGTCCGGTTTCCATGAGGGAGCCGTCACTCCCTTTCCGGCGATTCCGCCTCCTCTTCAACCGGCTCTCTGCCCCCCACGCGATGGGCCACCGTCTCCGGCTGCACGGCCGACAGCACCACGTGACCCGAATCGGCAATGATCACCGCCCGCGTCCGCCGGCCGTAGGTAGCATCGATGAGCAACCCCCGGTCCCGGGCCTCACCTATGATGCGCTTGATGGGCGCCGACTCCGGGCTCACAATGGCCACAATGCGGTTCGCCGACACTATATTACCAAATCCTACGTTGACCAGCCTCAGCTCCATGGCAACCTCCCCTGCTGCATCCGGCCCTACACCACATTCTGTCCCTGTTCTCTCATTTTCTCAAGTTCGGCCTTGATCTCGACCGCCAGCGCGGAGATGCCCGCGTCCTGGGCCTTGGCGGCCATGGTGGTGGCCTCCCGGAATGCCTCCTGCAGGAGGAAGTCCAGGCGCCGCCCCACCGGTTCGTCCCCGGGCAGCAGCCGCTCCATTTCGCCCAGGTGCGACTCCAGACGCACCAGCTCCTCGTGGATGCTCACCTTCTCGGCGTGCAGGGCGGCCTCCGCCGCCAGCCGGGCGGGCTCCACCGTAACAGCCAGTTCCTCCAGCCGCCTGACCAGCCGCTCCCGGTATTCCTCTTCCAGCCGAGGCGCGCGATCCTGTGCCCCGGCCACCAGTTCCCGCAGCCGCGCGATCCGGCCGCTCAGGTCGGCTGCCAGCCGCTCCCCCTCGGCGGCCCGCATTTCCTGCACCGAGCCCAGGGCCTGCTCCAGAGCGGGCAGCGCTGCCGCCCACACCGCTTCTGCGTCCACCTCGGCCTCGCCCGGCTCCATCACCCCGGGCAGCTGGGCGATCCAGGTCACTTCTCCCGGACCCGGCTGCGCCCTGACCTGCTCCCCCTCGGAGGACCCTTCCCGGATACCCGCGTCGCCGAGGGCGTGGGCCAGTTCCTGCAGGGCGGCGTGGTATGCCTGCGCCAGGGAACGGTCTACCCGCACCTGGCGGGGCAGATCCCCGGTGGACTCGGCGGTGAGGAACACCTCCACCCGGCCCCGCTGCAGGCGCTGCTCCATCAGCTCGCGCACCCGCTCCTCCAGGGCCAGGCAGAAGCGGGGGAAGCGCAGGGCCACATCCAGGAAGCGGTGGTTGAGGCTGCGCACCTCCACCCTCACCCGCCAGCCGGCCGCGCGGGCTTCCCCGCACCCGTATCCGCTCATGCTGCGCATGCCACCGCTCCCCTCACAGGCTGGCGCGGAGGCGACCCATGGCCTCCTCCAGACGCGAGGTAGGCACGGTGAGGGAGATGCGCACGAAGCTACGTCCCGTTTGCCCGTACGCCGACCCCGGCGTAACCATTACCCCCGCCTTCTCCAGCAGACGGGTGGAGAAATCCTCGTCCGTCGAGCCCTCGGGAACGCGCAGCCAGATGTAGAAGCTCCCCCGCGGCGGCCGGATGTCGAACCCCAGTTCCCGCAGGGTGGACACCACCAGGTCGCGCCGCTCACGGTACACCTCGTTCATGGAGGCGATGAACCGGTCGGGGCTGTCCTCGAGCGCCTTGACCCCCGCCCGTTGCACGGCGGCGAACTGACCCGAGTCGGTGTTGGTCTTGATGATCCCCAGCCCCGCCACGGCGGCCGCGTTGCCTACCGCCGCCGCCAGGCGCCATCCCGTCATGTTGAAGGGCTTGGACAGCGAGTAGAACTCCAGGGCCACGTTCTTGCCGCCCTCAACCTGCAGCACGCTGGGGGCCACGAAGCCGTCGTAGGTGTTCTCGATGTAGGCGGCATCGTGACACAGGAGGATGTCGTAGCGGCGGGCGAAATCCACCGCCCGGCGCATGAAGTCCAGGTCGGCCACCCCAGCGGTGGGGTTGTTGGGGTAGTTGATGAACATGAGCTTGGCTGCCTGCGCCGTCTCCTCCGGGATGGCCTCCAGGTCGGGCAGGAAGCCCCTCTCGGGCAGGAGGGGCATGGAGTGGATACGCGCCCCGCACAGGGCAGCATGGGTGCGGTACACCGGGTAGGCGGGATCGGGCAGGATCACCACATCCCCGGGATCGACGAAAGCCCAGAAGAGGTGGGCGATGCCCTCCTTGGAACCGATGAGGGTCATCACTTCCCGGTCGGGGTCCAGGTCCACCCCGAACCGCTGCCGGTACCGGTCGGCCATGGCGCGGCGGAACTCCGCCGTACCCTCATAGGGCGGGTAGCGGTGGGTGGCAGGGTCCCGGGCGGCCTGGTTCAGGGCATCCACCACATATCCCGGCGTGGGTACGTCGGGGTCACCGATGGCCAGGCTGATCACGTCCACCCCGCGCGCCGCCAGCTCCTTGCGCACCTTATCCATGCGGGCAAATAAGTACGGCGGAACACTCGCTATCCTCTTCGCCACCTGCGGCATGGCTCACCCACCTCCAGTTCTTCGCCAACCACGCGCGCCTGGCCCAGCCCACCTGCGGGGACACACATCAGGGCCAGAGGAACTCGCCCCGGCACACCTCCTCGGCGGGCCCTGTCATGTACACGTTGCCCTCGGAAGTCCACTCCACCTCCAGGTCCCCTCCGGGCAGGGAAACCCGTGCCCGCCGGGCCGCCCTCCCCTGCAGGACCGCCGCCACCAGGGAGGCACACGCTCCCGTCCCGCAGGCCAGGGTGGGACCCGACCCCCTTTCCCACACCAGCACCTCCAGGTGCCCGCCCCCCGGAGCCAGGTCGCCACCACTCAGCGGCGCGTGGCTGCCTCCGGCCGCCGCGCCCTCGGGCAGGCCGGGATGGCGGACGCGCACGAACTCCACGTTGGCACCCTGCGGGAAGGCCGGGTTCCTCTCGAGCTGGGGACCGTAAACCGGGAAGTCGGCGTCATCCCAGCCATCCAGGATGACGGCGTGGGGATTTCCCATGGACACGGACATCACCCGGAACTCCCGCCTGCCTGCCGCGACGACCAGCTCCCGCCACTCGCGGGGGGGGCCCATATCCACCCGCACCCCGGCGCGCCGGGGCTCACCCGCCCACCTGTCCACCCGCAGGATGCGGGTGTGGATACTGCCCGCAAGGGTATCCACGTCGCAGTCCGGCCCCGGGCAGTATCCCCGGCTGTACAGGTAAAAGGCAAAGCACCTCACCCCGTTACCGCACATCTCCGCCTCGGAACCGTCGGCGTTAAAGATGCGCATGCGGTGGGGGCTGCCTTGCGCCGGGGGCGGCAGCACCAGGATGAGGCCGTCCGACCCCACGCCCCGGTGGCGATCGCTCACCGCCCGCGCCAGGGCGGGGTAATCACGCTCTCCCACATCCGGGAGCCCGCGACTCACCAGGTCCACGAACACATAGTCGTTCCCCAGGCCATGCATCTTGACGAAGGGAACCAACCGACCACCCCCCGGCATCGCTTCTAGGATAGCCGTGCCGGCTTCCTTTGGCAATACCGGGCCGGGCAGAATAATACCCGAGCGTCACCGGCGCGGGCGGCGGACAGGTCAGGCCATGCTGCGGCGGAACAGGGACGAGGCTGCCACCGTCATGAGGAGACCGCTCAGGGCCAGGACCACCAGGCCCCGCGCCAGACCAGCCCAGTCCCAGCCGCTGAGGAACAGGGTGCGCATGGGGTTGATGGCATAGCTGAGGGGATTCAGCACCGCCAGCCTCGCCAGCCACGAGGGCATCATGTCCAGGGGCATCATGGCGTTGGAGGTGAACATGAGGGGCATGGTCAGGAAGTTCACCACTGCCATGAGGGCCTCGTGGCTGGTGAGCACCGCCCCCAGGCAGAGCGAGATCCCGGCGAACACCTGGCTGAGGAGCACGGCCAGCAGGAGGAGCATGGGCACCCCCGCCACTCCGGCGGCGAAGCGGACTCCCATGGCCAGGGCCAGGGCAAATATCACCAGGGCCTGGAATGCGGTCTGCACGGCGATGGCCAGCATCTTGCCCGTGACCACGGCGGTGCGGGAGATGGGGGCGGCCAGCAGCTTCTGCAGGTAGCCCAGGCGCCGGTCCCAGACGATTCCCATGCCCCCGAAAATGCCTCCGAACAGGGTGACCATGGTGACGATCCCCGGGGCCATGTAGTCCAGGTAAGAGCGGGCGGGGAATCCCGGAATGGCCGCTATGCGCTGGAACATGTTGCCCATCAGGGCCAGCCAGATGAGGGGCTGGATCAGGGTCATGAAGATGCGGATCTTCTGCCCCCACAGGCGCTTCAGCTCCCGCCAGCATATCCACCAGGTATCCCCCGGCAAGGTACTGCCGATTACCATGCCCTTTCCCTCCCCGTATGCCTCTGTCACGCCCCCGGAGGTCTTTCCGTACGCAAGCCCCGTGTCCGTCATCGCCGCACCCTCCTCACGGCTCTCATCATGCGGTGGTAACCGGCCGCCCCCTCTTCCTCGCGCAGCTGGCGCCCGGTATAGCGGAGGAAGACGTCATCCAGCGTCGGGCGCTTCAGCGCCACCGAGTCGACCCGTACCCCCCGCGAAGACAGGAAGTCCAGCAGCACCGGGGTGGCCCGTTCCCCTTCCCGCACCACCAGCTGGAAAGTACCGTCCGCCCCGGGCTGCACCGACTCCACCAGGGGCAGACCCCCTATGCCCGCCGCCAGGTCGGGAGCGGCCGCCGCCAGGTCAGGAGCAGCCGCCACCCCCGCCAGGTGGATGGTGATGAGGTCCCCGCCCAGGGAACGCTTGAGCGCCGCCGGCGTGTCCAGGGCCACGATGC
Proteins encoded:
- a CDS encoding DUF370 domain-containing protein, translating into MELRLVNVGFGNIVSANRIVAIVSPESAPIKRIIGEARDRGLLIDATYGRRTRAVIIADSGHVVLSAVQPETVAHRVGGREPVEEEAESPERE
- the rpoZ gene encoding DNA-directed RNA polymerase subunit omega; translation: MDLVDLPLEQLLPYVDAKYTLVSLAARRARELLDGHPPLLLSRSTKPVTVALEEIANGLITYRREVIRMK
- the priA gene encoding primosomal protein N'; translation: MSEEDYVQVVEEDYVQVVLDGAPAPAGGIWTYLVPPHLKGSLRVGQRVEVPFGGRVMEATVVGWGGPPGRGEARPVLGTVPQRVDLPEELVGLALRVAKLYQCSPAAGLRCVSPPALRVDERETVRLLVSGEELMARAGSLRSPRARRLAGVLAAAPRRRSFPLGELEDTWGEGAGSLRDTLRLMSRHGLVQVVRARRAASSPRGKAAPASAPAGGPRGGIPVPAAEGVRPAHPSARVPAGGPAETLVLWGGDPYGRAEAYLETVEEALARGQTAIVLAPSIEQVNRMAGWWRSRLGERLAVLHAGLTPARRQGAWLSLARGEARVALGTRSAVFAPVGDGDRALEVVVLEREHDEAYKQEEVPRYHAGRVAALRPARQVVLGSSTPRLETFFRAERGEYGLRQLPAPGRPPVTVVDVRLAAGGPRRGSLSGPLRAALARVVARRERAVLFLNRRGYAAALSCRECGQSLGCPRCRVSLVYHRPGWLHCHLCGFSRPVPDVCPLCGGRQLGLVGAGTQKVEQEVQQFLPGTPVLRLDSDVASCPDRVQELWEAFLARRPAVLVGTQMVAGGAQFPDLGLVAAVNADVGLHLPDFRAAERTFSLLYDLGEMAVDWGGEVMVQTHHPDHHAIRAARVHDYREFYREEIGSREELGYPPFSHLVRLIFAAPREEEARRAMEDLCAELPAGAGVEVLGPAPAPLSPLKGSFRWVALLKSREPEGAAVMLQEAMARSGMERRRGVRLTVDVDPYDML
- the coaBC gene encoding bifunctional phosphopantothenoylcysteine decarboxylase/phosphopantothenate--cysteine ligase CoaBC produces the protein MPPEHSATGDSGERVLAGKTVVVGITGGIAAYKAVEVVSRLRRLGADVHVVMTRAATRFVTPLTLQTISGNAVVTSMFSRTTRWNVEHVALADRADLLLVVPATANVVGKVAAGVADDFLTTTIMACRAPVVFCPAMNFRMYENPIFQANVARLEDLGYRFVPPEAGWLAEGTVGVGRLPDPSLIVDRVVQMLGGPSAGGGDLAGCRVLVTAGPTWEMIDPVRFISNPSSGKMGYALARAARMRGAAVVLVSGPVALPPPEGVELVPVTSAEDMFGAVMDRLPGTDLVLKAAAVGDWRPRLVHPSKVKKEQMAAWVLELDPTPDILAEVGRRKGKTVVVGFAAETDDIERHAREKIAYKNLDLLVVNDVSRPGVGFASDDNQVTLYWPDGSSEDLPAMRKAELAHRILDRVVPVVRARRGG
- a CDS encoding ABC transporter permease, whose amino-acid sequence is MTDTGLAYGKTSGGVTEAYGEGKGMVIGSTLPGDTWWICWRELKRLWGQKIRIFMTLIQPLIWLALMGNMFQRIAAIPGFPARSYLDYMAPGIVTMVTLFGGIFGGMGIVWDRRLGYLQKLLAAPISRTAVVTGKMLAIAVQTAFQALVIFALALAMGVRFAAGVAGVPMLLLLAVLLSQVFAGISLCLGAVLTSHEALMAVVNFLTMPLMFTSNAMMPLDMMPSWLARLAVLNPLSYAINPMRTLFLSGWDWAGLARGLVVLALSGLLMTVAASSLFRRSMA
- a CDS encoding LL-diaminopimelate aminotransferase — its product is MPQVAKRIASVPPYLFARMDKVRKELAARGVDVISLAIGDPDVPTPGYVVDALNQAARDPATHRYPPYEGTAEFRRAMADRYRQRFGVDLDPDREVMTLIGSKEGIAHLFWAFVDPGDVVILPDPAYPVYRTHAALCGARIHSMPLLPERGFLPDLEAIPEETAQAAKLMFINYPNNPTAGVADLDFMRRAVDFARRYDILLCHDAAYIENTYDGFVAPSVLQVEGGKNVALEFYSLSKPFNMTGWRLAAAVGNAAAVAGLGIIKTNTDSGQFAAVQRAGVKALEDSPDRFIASMNEVYRERRDLVVSTLRELGFDIRPPRGSFYIWLRVPEGSTDEDFSTRLLEKAGVMVTPGSAYGQTGRSFVRISLTVPTSRLEEAMGRLRASL
- the gmk gene encoding guanylate kinase, whose protein sequence is METGLLVLLSGPSGVGKGRVREALTARMTDLVYAVSATTRAPRPGEVDGVHYHFLDEEEFHRRLRAGDFVEWANVYGHLYGTPGEPVRRLLCEGRTVIMEKDVQGARTLREVFPEAVFIFLLPPSVEELWRRQEGRATETEESLAVRRQAAAVELAEVEWYDYAVVNDDLEQAVAMLSAIITAERCRVSRVLAGLSFSGRLKDA
- a CDS encoding YicC/YloC family endoribonuclease gives rise to the protein MRSMSGYGCGEARAAGWRVRVEVRSLNHRFLDVALRFPRFCLALEERVRELMEQRLQRGRVEVFLTAESTGDLPRQVRVDRSLAQAYHAALQELAHALGDAGIREGSSEGEQVRAQPGPGEVTWIAQLPGVMEPGEAEVDAEAVWAAALPALEQALGSVQEMRAAEGERLAADLSGRIARLRELVAGAQDRAPRLEEEYRERLVRRLEELAVTVEPARLAAEAALHAEKVSIHEELVRLESHLGEMERLLPGDEPVGRRLDFLLQEAFREATTMAAKAQDAGISALAVEIKAELEKMREQGQNVV
- the dapF gene encoding diaminopimelate epimerase; the encoded protein is MHGLGNDYVFVDLVSRGLPDVGERDYPALARAVSDRHRGVGSDGLILVLPPPAQGSPHRMRIFNADGSEAEMCGNGVRCFAFYLYSRGYCPGPDCDVDTLAGSIHTRILRVDRWAGEPRRAGVRVDMGPPREWRELVVAAGRREFRVMSVSMGNPHAVILDGWDDADFPVYGPQLERNPAFPQGANVEFVRVRHPGLPEGAAAGGSHAPLSGGDLAPGGGHLEVLVWERGSGPTLACGTGACASLVAAVLQGRAARRARVSLPGGDLEVEWTSEGNVYMTGPAEEVCRGEFLWP